Below is a window of Salvelinus alpinus chromosome 34, SLU_Salpinus.1, whole genome shotgun sequence DNA.
GTTGTTAATGACTGTTTCATTCTGGTTGTTAATGACTGTTTCATTCTGGTTGTTGTTAATGACTGTTTCATTCTGGTTGTTAATGACTGTTTCATTCTGGTTGTTAATGACTGTTTCATTCTGGTTGTTGTTAATGACTGTTTCATTCTGGTTGTTGTTAATGACTGTTTCATTCTGGTTGTTGTTAGTGACTGTTTCATTCTGGTTGTTAATGACTGTTTCATTCTGGTTGTTGTTAGTGACTGTTTCATTCTGGTTGTTAGTGACTGTTTCATTCTGGTTGTTAATGACTGTTTCATTCTGGTTGTTGTTAATGACTGTTTCATTCTGGTTGTTggtcagtgactctttgttagttcTCTCTTCTGTTTGAGCGACATCTTTGGGTTTCATGCTGAGGAACGTAGCAATATACAGACTACGTGAATAACGATTAAACAAATGAAAGATTTAAATGTATCAGGTCTGCGTATATGTCGGTAATAAAAACTGCTTGCAATACAATGTTTTTATGTTTGGAATCATTTCCATAATCATTTTCTTCTTTACCCATCCCTCAGTGACAACAGCATGGTTCTATACACAGTTAAGATTTATTAGAGACATTATTACATTAGCAGCTAACATCATTGCTGGGTCAGAGGACAAAGTGCTTTTAGCCAATCACAAAGCTTGTCTGTCTCCTAATTGCGAATCAAATGAGAGCTTACTGGATCTACGTCCTACAGCGCTGGATGGGGAGTAAAGggactttctctctccctccctcaacaaccatgtcctctctccctccctccctccctcaaccccatgtcctctctctctccctccctcaatcccatgtcctctctctctccctccctcaacccccatgtcctctctccctccctccctcaacgtcctatgtcctccctccctcaacccccttgtcctctctccctctctcaacctcctatgtcctccctccctcactcaacCCCCcatgttctccctccctccctcaacccccttgtcctctctccctcccccctcttcagCTCACctatcctcccttcctctctctccctcccccctcttcagCTCACctatcctcccttcctctctctccctccctcactgctCTCTCTTCTGCTGTCCGTCTTTGATGATGACGTTTTTGAACAGAGTGAGCAGTGGTTTCTGGCTACGTTCGTCCCAGCTTTTCATGAACCCTCCATAGCGCTTACTGGTGGGCGGTCCGCTCCAGCGGAAGTGGTTCATCTTGTACGAGCCGTCTTTCTTCTCCTGAAGACTAAACACCCCACCCAGGCCATCTGCCTCGCCCACCAGgccctctcccccttccacaGCCCCAGCCTCCAGGGAGGGGTACATGGCCTCGTTGGTGCCCAGCTCTCGTCTCATCTCGCTGGGGAAGCCCTCGGAGGACTCCTCCTCCACACCGTTGGTGTAAACCTTCACCGGGCGGCGCTTCTTTCCCACAGGCTTCCCCCAGCGGAAGTGTTCCATAGAATAGGAGCGCTTGGCCTGGGGGGACACGATGTTCTCCTGCTCCAGgggggacaggggagaggggggggacagaggtaaggaggggggaggagagtcGGAGGGGGAGTTGGGTTGGAGATGCACCTCGCCAGGGAAGATGGGAGATTCGGCGGTGAGGTCAGAACGACAGAGCTGGATGCACTCCTGTGAGGAGGCCGataggagaggagaaggacaagaccggagagagggaagagaggggagggagaagagcggaaagagagaggagaagggtagagagggagaaccagaggacagcgagaggagagggagaaaagcagagaagagcagagagcagaAAGGAGGTAGAataacagagaggagggagaagagcagagaggaaaggagaggtagGTTAGGTGGGTAACAGTAAAATACTGTAACTGCTCTGTTttagaaaaatatttttttaaccttttatttaactaggcaagtcagttaagaacaatttcttatttacaatgacggcctaccccgaccagACCCGGtacaacgctgagccaattgtgtgcCGGCCTACCCTGTGatacagggtctgtagtgacgcctctagcactgagatacagtgccttagaccgctgcgccactcgggagcctcttACATACTTGAGCTGGGATTCAGTGTAATCGCGGGTTATAGGCATTGCCGCTTTTAAACTCAATTTCTGATTGGAACATTGCTTTTAAAAGCCACACAATGCCTATAACCTGCAATCGGATTAAATCCAGGCCTTGAGCTTAACTTTTCAAAAACATTGCGCTCTCTGCAACGTTTCTAACTCACCAGGATGCTGTTCTCAGAGTTGAGGTCTTGACAGCGAGGATTCTCCCAGCACTGACCTTTAACCCCGCTGACCACACCCGCCACAGCCAATAACCACGCAGGACACAGCATCGTCACGCTGCACACAGGAAAAACACAGTTATACTGCTTTCAAGACAAGTCGGAAACTCGGGAACCTCTGAgttcaaattaaaatatattttttttgcgTAGAGCTTCCTATTGTTTGATTCTGATAGTGGGAAACTCTGATATAATCTTTCTACAATGAGTTTCCAAGTCAGAAATGTCCCAGTGTCCTAGTTCCGACATGTCATGAAGGCAGCATTCTACTGACCCATTCATGAATGTCATCATAAATTGAAGAACGGCGGATGAGTGTGACAAAcatgcaggttgacgtttattatCATGTGTCAGAACTGGCTGCATTGTAAAGATTcatgaaaaaacaaaacatttgcttttttggtcttaatttaaggttcgGGTTcaaggcattagggttagcagtgtggttaatgttaggtttaaaatcagattgtatgactttgtggctgtgccagctagtgaccactctgcagagctgcctccagaacaacattcatgacgaaaaacacaacacattttttttttcttatcTAATGAAGTCCATAGAGGACATACAGTACctgtccaaagtttggacacacctcctcattccagggcttttctttattttactattttctacattatagaatattagtgaagacatcaaaactatgaaataacacatatggaatcatgtagtaaccaaaaaaagtgttaaacaaatcaaaatatatgataaattctttaaagtagccaccctgactgactgactgactgactgaagcacTGACTGACGGAttgactgattggctgactgacggattgactgattggctgactgacggactgactgattggctgactgacggattgactgattggctgactgacggattgactgattggctgactgacgGATTGACAGACAGACTGGCTTACTGACTTATTGACTGTATGAGCTAACACCACTTATCTCACTGTTTATGTGAAGAAGTAaagaatatatacattttttcttatttacaataaatgaTAGAAGCCCACAGATAGCTGTAGAGAGGACCAAATGTTATTTAGTCAAATAATGAGCATTTAGTCAAAACAATGTTAGTTAATGGCAATAATTTTAAATGACTAAATAATGATGTATTTTTTTAGAAAAAGGAATAATTACCTTTATCTTCAGAATTCCGTGTTCTGTTTTAATTTATAATCATTCTCAAATCAAAAGATGATACATCTGATGTCACTAACCTGTTTCGAAAAGTATTttcttctctgtctccctctctcctccgacCAGTCTATCACTTTTCTCTTCCGAGGAGTTGTCCACTTCAGCACTGTTGtccgtctgtatgtgtgtgtgtgtctgagagagtgtgtgtgtgtgtctctctgtctctggccctCTCTTTTATACCTGAACCTGAGTGACGGAGGTTCCCGAGACCACCGGGGGCCACGGGCCACCCCCTCCCCCTCCGCAGCCCTGAACCCTTCCCTTATGTTACGGGTCAAtttgacaaacacagacacacaaacaccattATAATGAGTGTCCAATGCACAACAACCATTTAGAGAACCATGTCCAATTTTTGTCCACCAGTTAGGACTTGAACGTCAGCAGCGTGGACAGGtgggataacacacacacacacacacacacaaaaacacacaaaaacacacacacacacacacacaaaaacacacacaaaaacacacacacacacacaggtgaattATCAAGGGTATTAACAAGTGTCTGTCATGCCGTCAGACAACACGTCATGTGTTTTCTGCATGCTGAAGGTGAGGGTATGGGATTACTCTGGTCTGAATGGACCAGGGTTCTGACTGACATCTGGCTGTTGGTGGCTCTTTGTTCGGTGGCTGAGTGTGGATGTGGTTGTCTCTATGGGGATTAACGACTTGAAGAGGCCGGGtgacagacaggatggacagTCACTGGAgatggaaggaggaggagatgagatggagagattgGCGAAGGAGGAgaaacggaggaggaggaggagggtggttaCTGGCTAGTCCGGGTGTCAGGagggtcatgagtcatgacctcTGTTGACCTCTACTCAGTGACTCAGCCGTTCAACAGGGACCTGCTCTCTGTCAATGGCCGTTCACTTTAAATTAAattcacacgtacacacacacacacaaacatacacacacacaaacatgcacacacacacaggcactctgAGACCTCGTCACCAGTGTGCAACTTCATTCTAATTGGACAAGACAAGAGGATGTCCATAAGTGCACCATCTGACCTTGGCTCTCTGTGTGTACGGTCCTGCGATTTACAaacgaacaaaaacacacacacacacacgctgcagaCACACAGAGCTGAGTGGTTGTGGAGTACATGGAGGAAGCATTTAGTGAATGACTTCATTGATGGAAACACACAAGTACATCTGAACGTCTCCTGAACGGTTTATTGACAAGAGTTTTATCATTTAagacaaaatgtgaagaaaaaattGCTTGAATGCAATCCTCTTTTTCCATTGATAGCAGCTCTAACAGGAGGAAACTGTGGTTCAACCCGATTGCAGTTTATAGTTATCGCAGCTTTTAAAggccctgtgttttgtatcattTTGTACAACacctgatgaaactaacactgtaaaagtgtgataaatgtggttatttcctgatagttgcagGTTGAAAATACACTTTTACACAGGACTTTCTAATCAACAGATTTTGCATGGGTGGAGTTCTGGCTTGTCTGGTGACATCACCGGGGCGGTCTAAGTTCatagggggatacctagtcagttgtacaactgaatgcattcaactgaaatgtgttttctgcatttaacccaacccctctgaatcagagtggTGCAGGGGGCTGGCTGCCTTTTTCaacgtcatcggcgcccggggagaGGTTGTTGATGggattgttcctgtacccaagaaagcaaagataactgaactaaatgactaccgtaccgtagcactcacatctgtcattatgaagtgctttgagagactagttaaggatcatatcaactctaccttacctgacaccctagaccctcttcaatttgcttaccgccccaatagatccacagacgatgcaaacGGATTCTGCCCCTATCCCACCtgtacaagaggaatacctatgtaagaatgctgttcattgactacagctcagcattcaacaccatagtacactccaaactcatcattaagcttgaggccctgggtctgaaccccgccctgtgcacctgggtcctggacttcctgacgggttgcccccaggtggtgaaggaaggcaacaacacctcctattcgctgatcctcaacactggggccccacaagggtgcgtgctcagccccttcctgtactccctgttcacccatgactgtgtggccacgcacgcctccaactcaatcatcaagtttgcagacgacacaacagtagtaggcttgatcaccaacaatgacgagacagtctacagggaggagatgagggccctgggagtgtggtaccaggaaaataacctctcacccaacgtcaaaaaaacaaaggagctgatcgtggacttcaggaaacagcagaggatggcacccccctatccacatcgacgggacagtagtggagaaggtggaaagcttcaagttcctcagcgtacacatcactggcaaactgaaatggtccatccacacagacagcacctcttcaacctcaggaggctgaagaaatattgctggtcacctaaaaccctgactaacttttacagatgcacaattgagagcatcctgtcggggtgtatcaccgcctggaacggtaactgcaccgcccacaaccgcagggctctccagagggtggtacggtctgcccaatgcatcatcgggggaaaactacctgccctcctggacacctacaccacccgatgtcacaggaaggccaaaaagatcataaaggacaacaaccacccgagccactgcttgttcaccccgctatcatccagaaggtgaggtcagtacaggtgcatcaaagctgggaccaggagactgaaaaacagcttctatctcaaggccatcagattgctaaatagccatcactagcaccttagaggctgctgccctatatacgtagacttgaaatcactggccactttaataatggaacaccagtcactttaataatgtttacatattttgcattactcatctcatgtctaaactcagcaaaaaaagaaacgtcctctcactgtcaactgtgtttattttcagcaaacttaacatgtgtaaatatttgtatgaacataacaagattcaacaactgagacataaactgaacaagttccatagacatgtgactaacagaaatagaataatgtgtccctgaacaaagggggggtcaaaatcaaaagtaacagtcagtatctggtgtggccaccagctgcattaagtactgcagtgcatctcctcctcatggactgaaccagatttgccagttcttgctgtgagatgttaccccactcttccaccaaggcacctgcaagttccaggacatttctggggggaatggccctagccctcaccctccgatccaacaggtcccagacgtgctcaatgggattgagatccaggctcttcgctggccatggcagaacactgacatttctgtcttgcaggaaatcacgcacagaacgagcagtatggctggtggcattgtcatgctggaggctcatgtcaggatgagcctgcaggaagggtaccacatgagtgaggagtttgtcttccctgtaaagcacAGCTTTAGTTGAGATTGCctgtaatgacaacaagctcagtccgatgatgctgtgacgcaccgccccagaccatgacggaccctccacctccaaattgatcccgctccagagtacaggcctcggtgtaacgctcattccttcgacgataaacgcgaatccgaccatcacccctggtgagacaaaatcgtgactcgtcagtgaagagcatgttttgccagtcctgtctggttcagcgacggtgggtttgtgcccataggcgacgttgttgctggtgatgtctggtgaggacctgccttacaacaggcctacaagccctcagtccagcctctctcagcctattgcggacagtctgagcactgatggagggattgtgctttcctggtgtaactcgggcagttgttgctgccatcctgtacctgtcccgcaggtgtgatgttcggatgtatcgatcctgtgcaggtgttgtaacacgtggtctgcca
It encodes the following:
- the pomca gene encoding proopiomelanocortin a yields the protein MLCPAWLLAVAGVVSGVKGQCWENPRCQDLNSENSILECIQLCRSDLTAESPIFPGEVHLQPNSPSDSPPPSLPLSPPSPLSPLEQENIVSPQAKRSYSMEHFRWGKPVGKKRRPVKVYTNGVEEESSEGFPSEMRRELGTNEAMYPSLEAGAVEGGEGLVGEADGLGGVFSLQEKKDGSYKMNHFRWSGPPTSKRYGGFMKSWDERSQKPLLTLFKNVIIKDGQQKREQ